TTGTCTTCTAACAAACGGTCATATTCAAGTAGCAGGTcagcagattgtttctgaagaGAAACAACATGAGCTTCGGCGGTTTCAATTTGCTTGTCCTTCTCTTCATTTTCCAACTTCAGCTTGTTCAAATTCTTTGTTAGAGTAGAAATTTGTTCCTTGAGTTGCTGTATTTCCTTGGAAGCTTTCTCTTCCTTGTCTTTAAGCTGCATTTTCTCTTTTTGAAGCCTTTCAACTTCTTCTTTTGAAGATCCAATGCTACTTCTCAATCCAATAAATTCCGTTAGATAGTGGTGCATACGATCAATCATGAAGCCAAGAAATAGTGTGAAACCTGAAAGATCAAGTTCAAGTAATTAAGGACAGTGGACTGAACCAAAGACCAAGAATAGTTCAATTAAAAACTACATTGGTTATATGATGCAGCATAGCTTCGAGGTTCACAACATGCCATAATTGGTGAGCTCGCAGAGCGCATTATAAATCCATAATTGGTGAGCTCGCAGAGCGCATTATAAATGACTTATGTCTCTCGTAACTAACAGCTATAAAACTGAAAAGATTAAGGTGCAATTGACTTTTGTGTGATAAATGACAGAAAACCACATAAACCCTTTGTCTACTCGATATTTGAAGCACACGAGGATTCTTCAGAAACTATCCTTCTCTGTTTTATGAGTGTTTTTACCTTTGACGAACAAAAAAAGAAGTGTGAAAACCTATGATAGTTTTCTCCTTTTCAGATCAACAATGAAGAGGGCCTTTTCCATCCAAGAAGAATACAAGGACCAGTGTGGCTTTCAGTTTTCTCCTTCTCAAAGCCTACTAATGGTTTTCTACTTCCTCCCTATTATGTTCAAACCTGATCAAATATCTCCAAAATGTTATAGTGACACCAATGACCAACATGTGCATCATAGGACAAAGTTCAATTATTTCTTTGTACAACTCCATTTATAGAAAATTCAGAAAAAATGCAATATGTTCTGACCAAAAAGAAAgcaattatggctatgcaattACTTCTACTGACATTAGCCTTCCACAAGATGATcagaggtaaaaaaaaaaatattatatgagTAATGAAGAGTTGAAAACCATGGGAAATCTTCTACAGAATGGTTGACTTATGGACTTTGAATCCCAGTAAGAGACAGAAATTTTAGATTTATCCGAAGCAAAAGACAGAGAATGATACTTAGTGGGTGACCACATAATACTAGAGATGCACATACTGTCCCCAAGAAGGTCATTGTGTTCACCAATTTGCATCCAAATCTAACATCTCTGGTATCTCACAGATTCTCAAGAGTCAAGACTCGAAATATTGTCTATGATTCTTATCTCAACTTTCTGTACTATTAAAAGCAATACCCATCCCTGAAGAGGCCTTTAGCTATTTGAGTTCGTTTAATGTTCAATTACCCAATAAGCTAAAACTGGAAAGCACAATCCTCTGAATCTAAAGCAACTCTAAGCATCATGATACAAACAAAATGAAGAAACAGTATATTGAAACAAAAAATCAAATAGAAGAAGCCAGGGAGGAGAGGACCATACCAATGAGTGATGCCTCAAGCAAGTAGGTCCTCCACAGAACCTGATCCATAGGTGACATAGTGCCAAGCTTTGCCCCCTTGTTTTGGATCTTAAAACTACTCGTAATGCTTGAAACAAGAATCAAAGACATGGTACCAGCAATGGTCTTCACTGTGGCTGGACCCCTTCCCATCTTCAGCTGATCTAAACTCTTTATCACTAACTCTCTCAAGGGACCAATATCTACTAGTAATAAGAATGCCACAACTCCCTCAGCAAACAGAACTAAGAACAACAAATAAATCATCTCTGCTTCAACAAACAATGCCCACCCTCTATTTTCAGGAAAACAAAAGGGGGATTTTAAAACCTAAAGATCTTTAATTTCAGgcagaaaacaaaaagaagctcttctttttcatttaaacctAATTACGCTTTACACACGAGCAGGAACAACTGGGAAAAAGGAaacaaagattaaaaaaaatgaagagtGGGTCTGAAATTTACAAGAAAAGCAAGAAAACCAGCTCATAAAATCAggtttaatcatcaaaacatggGTTTGCAAAGTTACAGATCTGTCCTCTAAGCAAAATAAAGGCAGAAGCTTTTCCTGAGCTTCTTTAGCTTCCAGGAAAATAAAGACTTTTAGGGGATTAGTGGTGGGTGGAATTAGCAAATAAATTTGCTTTTCGGCGGGCCAAATGGGTATCAGCAAAAAGCCAAAATGAGCAATGAGAGTGGGATTAAAAAGGCATTAGGCGGAGAAAAAAAGGGCAGTAACCATTAGACCCAGAAGAGAAGATAGACAATCATGTGTGGCTCACTACTTGTTAAGTGTTTTGGGTGATGGGTAGGCTGATGATTGTTAGATTTCTATAGAAAGCTTAAGGTAGAGTGGAGGTTAGAAAATTGAAACATCGAGCGACGCGGCACGCCTCCCTAGCTTCACGCTCAACAAAGTAAAACTAGTTTGGTCTAAACGCCTGTAATATATCTAGGGGATTGCCGTACAAGCGCCTATTTAGCTATTAATAATTTggtagatttattatttaattttttgtattattattattaataaattaatttttatatttttaaaatttattaaaatattttttatttttttataaataaaataacttctatacttttttcataaaaataaatgaaaaattaaaaaaaaaattaaaattaaattttacgtgcaaataaaatttattatttagtttctaaatattattattattaataagttaatatttatatttttaaaaatttattaaaatatttttatttttt
This genomic interval from Manihot esculenta cultivar AM560-2 chromosome 12, M.esculenta_v8, whole genome shotgun sequence contains the following:
- the LOC110628353 gene encoding uncharacterized protein LOC110628353, giving the protein MIYLLFLVLFAEGVVAFLLLVDIGPLRELVIKSLDQLKMGRGPATVKTIAGTMSLILVSSITSSFKIQNKGAKLGTMSPMDQVLWRTYLLEASLIGFTLFLGFMIDRMHHYLTEFIGLRSSIGSSKEEVERLQKEKMQLKDKEEKASKEIQQLKEQISTLTKNLNKLKLENEEKDKQIETAEAHVVSLQKQSADLLLEYDRLLEDNQNLQAQSLGYKG